AGCTCGAGGACAAGCTTGGCGTCAATCCCTACAAGTTCGGCATGATCGGCTCGACGGACTCGCATACGTCGATGGCGGCGGTCGAGGAGGAGAACTTCTTCGGCAAGCATTCCGGCGTCGAGCCCGAGCCCCATCGGTGGGAGCATGTCGTGATCGAAGCGCCCGATCCCGAATTCACGATCAAGGGCTGGCAGCAGGCCGCCGGCGGCTATGCAGGCATCTGGGCGACTGAGAATACGCGCGAGGCGATCTTCGATGCCATGAAGCGCAAAGAGACGTACGCGACCACGGGCCCGCGAATGACTGTGCGGTTCTTCGGCGGTTGGGACTTCGATGATGCCGACGCCAAGACGCGGCTTCCGGCGTCCGCGGGCTATGCCAAAGGCGTACCCATGGGCGGCGATCTCAGCGCGGCGCCGGAGGGCAAGGCGCCCACCTTCTTGGTTGCGGCGGCGAAGGATCCCTATAGCGGCAATCTCGATCGCATCCAGATCGTCAAAGGCTGGATGAATGCGGACGGGGAGACCGAGGAAAAAGTCTACGACGTCGTATGGAGCGACGATCGTAAGCCGGGCCCGGACGGTAAGCTGCCGCCCGTGGGCAATACGGTGGATGTCGAAAACGCCACCTGGAGCAACTCCATCGGCGAGCCCGAGATGATCACGGTGTGGACGGATCCGGATTTCGATCCGGACCAGCGGGCGTTCTACTACGCGCGCGTCATCGAGATCCCGACACCGCGCTGGACGGCCTACGAGGCCAAGCGCTTCAACGTCGAGATGACCGGCGACGTGCCGATGACGACCCAAGAACGCGCCTACACGTCGCCCATCTGGTACACGCCGCGAGGATAGCAATCGAACGGAGCTCGCCCATGTTACGACTAGTCATCGCCACCTCAATCCTCGCGGTCACTGCAGCAGGTGCTGCGACGGCGCAGGAGATCAAGCCCAACCCGTTGCGCGACGCCTATTTTGGCAATCTGCACGTCCATACCGGTTGGTCGTTCGATGCGTATATCAACGACTCCATCACCACGCCGGACTCCGCCTATCGCTGGGCCAAGGGCGAAGCGATCTCGGCGGGCGAGGGACTTCCCGATCTGCAGATTCTGCGTCCGCTCGACTGGTATGCGGTGTCCGACCATTCCGAATATATCGGTGTGCTCCCGCTGATGGAGGACAAATCCAATCCGCTAAGTCAGCATCCTCTGGCGGCGGACATTACCGGTGGCGACCCGGAAGCGGCCTTCGCAGCCTATGGCAAGCTCTCTGACACGATCTACGAGCACCACCCCGATGAGGAACTGAATGACCCGAAGATCCGTCGTACGGTGTGGGCAGAAATCGTGAAGACCGCCGACGAGCACTACAAGCCGGGCACTTTCACGACCTTCCCGGCCTTTGAGTGGACCTCGGCGCCGGACTGGCGAAATTTGCACCGCGTCGTCCTCTTCAGGGATTCCACGCATGTTCCGGATATGGCCCTTTCGGCCATGGATACGGACGTTCCCGCCGAGTTGTGGAAATGGATGGAGCTTCAGCGCGAGAGCGGGGCGCAGCTGCTCGCCGTTCCCCACAACGGCAATGCCAGCGACGGCATGATGTTTCCGGTTGGTCAAGCCTATGGAGACGTCAACGTCGATGGCGACTACGCGGCCGCTCGCATGCGCAACGAGCCTCTCTTCGAGCTAACCCAAATCAAGGGCACGTCGGAAGTCTACCCGCCGATGAGTCCGAACGACGAGTTCGCCGACTTTGAGATCTGGGATTACACGCTCTCGCCGGATGCGGTACCCCCTGAGCATAGGCTCGGCGGCTACGCGCGAGAGGCCATCATACGGGGGCTCAAATATCAGCAGGAAGGTCGCGGCAATCCCTTCAAATATGGCTTCATCGGAGATTCCGACACGCACAACGCCGCGGCATCGATCGAGGAAAACAACTACACGGGCAAGTTCGGCTTCGAGCTCGATCCACGTCACCGGCTCGAAGGGCCTCCGGGTGTTCCCGAGTCCGCGATTGAGCAGGTGCGGCGCTTCAGTTCCGGCGGCGTGGCCGGTGTATGGGCCGAGTCCAATACCCGCGAGGCTTTGTTCGACGCCATGGTGCGCAAGGAGACATTCGCCACGTCCGGCCCGCGCCTGAAGGTACGCCTCTTCGGCGGTTACGCGTATCCCGAGGACGTGATGGACAGGAGCCAGTGGCTGCAGACGGCCTATGACGGCGGCGTGCCGATGGGTGGCGATCTCGGAGCTGCCCCCGAGGGGCGCGCGCCGACCTTGCTTGTTGCGGCGACGAAGGAGCCCGATGGCGCGAACCTCGACCGTATCCAAATCGTCAAGGGCTGGATCGAGAACGGCGAACAGAAGGAGCGCATCTACGACATCGCGCTTTCGGACGGCCGCAAGCCCGACAGCTCCGGCGCGATCAAGCCGGTGGGCAACACGGTCGACGTCGCGACCGCCAGCTACACCAACGACATCGGCGCCACTGAGTTGATGGCGAACTGGACAGACCCCGACTTCGATCCCGCGGTGCCCGCCGTGTATTACGCTCGCGTCTTGCAGATCCCAACGCCGCGGTGGTCGACATTTGACGCAGCTAAACTAGGTGTCGAGGTGCCGAAAGGCCTGCCCACGTCGATTCAGGAACGCGCCTGGACGTCACCCATCTGGTACACGCCGTCGTCCTAAAGGAAGGAAAAGGAGAGAGTGATGAATGCCCACACTTCGCCGTTTCTAGTTTCTGCTATCGCTGCGTCGGCGTGGGTCCTGCTTCCCGCCATCGCGCCCGCGCAGGATATTGCGGTCACCAAAGAAGACATCAGCGTCGGCAAGAAGCAATATTCGCCCTATCTCCACCAAAGTTATCCCAATCGCGTTTTCTGGGGCGATACCCATCTCCACACGTCCTATTCGACCGATGCCGGCATGGTGGGCAACACGCTTGGACCGGAGGAGGCCTTGCGCTTCGCCAGAGGCGAACAGGTCATTTCGTCGACCGGGGTGCCGGCCCGCCTGATCAGGCCGCTCGATTTTCTTGTTGTGGCAGACCACTCCGAGAATTTGGGCCTCGCGCCAATGATCGAGGAATCCAATCCGGAGCTGCTGAAAGACCCGATGGGCAAGAAATACCACGACCTGGTGAAGTCGGGAAAAGGTTGGGAGGCCTACCAGCTATGGAAGAAGAGCGGTGCGGAAAGAAAAGATTCCATGCCCAATCCGGCGCTGCAGCGCACGGCTTGGGACGAGATCATCGACGCGGTGGACCAGTATAATCAGCCCGGCGTGTTCACCGCCTTTCACGGCTTCGAATGGACCTCGACGCCGGATCTCCGCAACCTGCATCGCAACGTCATCTTCCGGGACGACGCGAAAGCGGCCAGGCAGGTCCTGCCGTTCAGCTTTTTCGACTCGGCCGATCCAGAAGATCTCTGGGATTACATGGAGGCTTACGAGAAAAAGACTGGAGGCCGAGCCCTTGCCATCCCACATGGCGGTAATCTGTCCCAAGGCTTGATGTTTGCGGTAGAGACCATGTCCGGCCAGCCGATCGACGCCGCCTATGCCAAGCGGCGGATGCATTGGGAGCCGATCTACGAGGTCACGCAGATGAAGGGCGATGGCGAGGCCCATCCCCTGCTGTCACCCACTGACGAGTTTGCGGACTACTACCAATGGGACAAGGGTGACTTCGGTCTCAATCCCAAGGAACCGCAAATGCTGCCGCACGAATACGCCCGCAGCGCACTCAGGATTGGCCTGGAGCAGCAAGCCAGACTCGGAGTCAACCCATTCAAGTTCGGCATGATTGGTTCGACCGACAGCCACACCTCACTCGCCACCACGCGCGAAGAAAACTATTTCGGCAAGTTTGCAGGCGCCGAGCCGGGGACCGAAGCCCGGTTCGATGACCTGGTCTCGCAGGACCTCCGGGAGGACGGAGACGGGAGCCTGAACGTCTATCACTGGGAATCTCTCGCGTCCGGGCTTGCCGGTGTATGGGCCACGGAAAACACGCGCGAGGCGATCTGGGACGCCATGGCGCGAAAGGAAGTCTATGCGACGACCGGCACCAGGATGCTCGTTCGGGTCTTCGCCGGCTGGGATTTCGAGCCTGAAGAGGTCCAACGCCCTGACTTTGCACCGCAGGGATACCAGCGAGGCGTGCCCATGGGCGGCGGCCTAACGGGTGCACCGGAAGGCGTCTCGCCCAAGTTCATGGTGCGTGCCCTGCGCGACGCTGACGGCGCCAACCTCGACCGCATCCAGATCATCAAGGGCTGGGTCGATGCTGACGGCAAGTCGCGCGAACGCGTCTTTGACATAGCCGTATCTGGCGGCCGCAAGATCGACGAGGACGGACGTTGCAAGACGCCGGTTGGCGATACGGTTGACGTGCCGAATGCGTCCTACACCAACACTATCGGCGACGCGGTCCTGGCCGGCTACTGGGAAGACCCGACCTTCGATCCGACACAGCGCGCCTTCTACTATGTGCGCGTGCTCGAGATCCCGACGCCGAGCTGGATCGCCTACGACGAAAAGATATTTGGAACACATGCGCCGGACCGGGCGCTCCGAAAGCAGCAAGAGCGCGCTTACACCTCGCCCATCTGGTACTCGCCGTCGTCCTAAAGGAAGGAAAAGCCATGGCTGTTCGCTTCGCATCGCCTCTGATTGCCGCAACCGCGGCAACAGTCCTTGTCCTTCCGTCTGCGGCCCAAGCGCCGCAAAGCGTGACCACGGACGGGGGGACCATCGACCGCGCCGAGGTCGAGCGGTTCTTCAATCAGCCGGGCTACTCGCCCTACGCCGGGCGGAGTTTCCCTACCCGGCCGCTATGGGGCGAGATCCATCTTCATACGTCATGGTCACCGGATGCGATCGCCGCTGGGACGCGGGTTGGGCCGGATGAGGCGCTGCAATACGCCAAGGGCGCGGAAATCACCTCCAGCACCGGTCAAAAGGTGAAGCTGTCACGTCCCTACGACTTCATGATGGTCGCGGATCATTCGGATGCGCTCGGCGTGATGAGCGGCGTCCTCGAAGGTGACCCGTCGCTGCTCGCCGATCCCAAGCTGAAGGAATGGCACGACGGCATGAACGCGGGCGGCGAGAAGGCGAGCGCGGTGGTGATGGAGATGATCACGCTCCAGAGTCAGGGCAAACTGCCCAAGGCCGTGACGGACCCGAACGTCCAGTTCGACATGTGGCACAACATGACCGAGATCGTGGAGAGCCACAACGAGCCGGGCAGGTTCACCGCGTTGATCGGCTACGAATGGACCTCTAATTATGGCGGCGGCAACAACCTGCACCGTAATGTCGTGTACCGCGACGGTAAGACGAAAGCCGATCAGGTCCGTCCACTGACGACCTTCGACACCGAGATTCCGAACGAACTTTGGGACTGGATGTCAATGTACGAGGAGAAGACCGGCGGCCGGGTGCTGGCAGTTCCGCACAACGGCAACCTCTCAAACGGGCTGATGTTCGCGACGGAGACACCGGACGGCAAGCCGATCGACGCGAAATGGGCCGAGGAGCGCGCGCGCTGGGAACCTCTCTACGAGGTCACGCAGAGCAAGGGCACCTCCGAGCAGCATCCGAAGCTCGCGCCCGCCGACGAATTCGCCAACTTCGAGATTTGGGACAAATACAATCTCGCCGGAGTGCCCAAGAAGCCGGGCGAGATCGAGTACGAGTATGCGCGCCAAGCGCTGAAGCGCGGCCTTAAACTCGAGCCCGAGCTCGGCACCAACCCCTTCAAGTTCGGCCTGCTCGGTTCGACCGACGACCATACCGGCGTCTCCTCGGCCGAGGAGAACAACTTCTTCGGCAAGTTCCCGGCGAGCGAACCGTCGCCTGAGCGGTCCACCGGCAACGCCTTCGACTTCGACGGCAACACGGTGAAGGATTGGCAGCTTGGCGCCTCGGGCCTAACCGCTGTTTGGGCACCTGAGAACACGCGCGCGTCTATCTGGGATGCGATGAAACGCAAAGAGGTCTACGGCACGACCGGCTCGCGGATTTTCGTCCGCTTCTTCGGCGGTTGGGACTTCGAGAAGGACGATGCAGAGCGCCGCGATCCGGGCACGGTCGGATACGGCAAGGGCGTGCCCATGGGCGGCGACCTCCCGCCGGCGCCTGAAGGCAGCGGTGCACCGACATTTCTTGTCGCAGCATTGAAGGACCCGATTTCCGGCAATCTCGATCGCATTCAGATCGTCAAGGGATGGGTCGATGCGAATGGAGAGATGCAGGAAAAGATTTACGACGTCGTGTGGGCAGGTGACCGGAAGCCTGGCGAAGACGGCAAGGTGCCGTTGGTCGGCAGCACGGTCGATGTCGAGAAGGCGACCTGGACGAACACGATCGGCGCGCCGGAGCTGATAACGGTGTGGCAGGACCCGGACTTCGATCCCTCGCTGAGGGCCTTCTACTATGCCCGCGTCCTTGAAATCCCGACGCCACGTTGGACGGCCTTCGACGCCGCCTATTTCAAAGACGCAAAGTTCGATGCCGACACGCCGATGACGGTCACCGAACGTGCCTACACCTCGCCCATCTGGTACACGCCGCAGGGTTAGCGAGATTCGCGTGACGCATTCGGCCATGGACGCACGGGGACCTGCATGAGTGTGCTTGGCAGGCTTTTGCGCGAACCGCTTGTTCATTTCGTGCTTGTCGGCGCGGCTGTATTTGCGGCCTATTCCTTGTTTGCAGACGGCGACGAGACAGAGACTCGAGACCGCATCGTCGTGACTGAGGGCCGTGTCCTGCAGCTCGCGCAGGTTTTCGCGAAGACCTGGCAACGGCCGCCGACGCCTCAGGAACTGCGGGGTTTGGTGGACGCCTTCATCAAGGAAGAGGTCTATTACCGCGAAGCCGTCAAACGCGGCCTCGATCGGGACGACACCCTCATTCGCCGCCGCATGCAGCAGAAGATGGAGTTCCTGTCGGAGCCCGGCGAAGAGGCGCTGGCCGCGGACGATACAGCGCTGCAAGCCTATCTCGATGACCACAAAGACGCCTATCGTGTCGAGCCGAAGCTGGCGTTCAAACAGGTCTTCATCGATCCGAAGCGCTCCGACGGCGATGCGGAGGCGCGCGCCGCGGAAATGCTTCAGGCTCTGAAGGCGGGCGACAATCCTGACGACATTGGCGACCCCACGCTGCTCCCGCAGTCGGTGCCGCTCTCGCCGTTGCGCGCGGTCGAGCGCGACTTTGGTGAGGACTTTGCGAAAGACGTTTCGGTCGCTCCGGAGGGACAGTGGGCGGGACCGATTACCTCGCCGTTCGGGCTGCATCTCGTGCGCGTTACCAAACGCGAGGAGGGGTACGATCCTGATCTCGACGAGGTGAGGGATGCCGTGCTTCGCGATTGGCGGAATCTGAAACGCCAGGAGTACCAGGCGGACGCCTACGACCAGCTGCGCGCGAAGTACGAGATCGTCCTGCCGGAGCTGGAGTCTCCCCGGCAAAAGATGCCGCGACGTCCTGAGACGTCGCCGTCCGAGAAATCCTCTCGGCTGGAGAAGGGGGAAGCGGAGTGATCCGACTCCTCGCGGCAGTAGTCCTCCTGGTCGGGTTTCACAGCGCCTCGGACTCCCATGAACTACGCCCCGGCTTCCTGGAAATCCGACAGACAGGCGCGGACACGTACGACATTCGTTTCAAAGTGCCGGCGCGCGGCGATATGCGCCTTGGGCTTCATGTGCGGCTGCCGGCAGATTGCGCGGAGACATCGCCGCCCCGAATCGAACGGTCCGGCGCGGCACTTTTGGAACACTCGGCAGTGCGTTGCCCCGGCGGTCTCGCCCACCGCGAGGTGTCGATCGACGGCCTCTCCGGCACGTTCACGGACGTGGTCGTGCGAGTCGAGTCTGCGGACGGCGCCGTGCAGGCCGCTCGCCTCACGCCTGACAGTCCGTCTTTCACCGTAGCGGCCGCGCCCACCTGGGTCGAGACGGCCCGCACCTATTTCCTGCTGGGCGTGGAGCACATACTGCTTGGTATCGATCACCTTCTGTTCGTCCTTGCTCTCCTCCTGCTCGTTCGCGACGTATGGATGCTGGTCAAGGTCATCACCGCCTTTACCGTGGCCCACAGCATCACGCTTGCCCTTGCCGCCCTCGGCTGGGCCCAGATCCCGCAAGCGCCTGTGGAGGCCGTCATCGCGCTCAGCATCATGTTCGTGGCGGCGGAGGTCGTGCGTCAGACACGGCCGGAGTCGGATCTCACCAAACGTATGCCGTGGCTGGTCGCCTTCGCGTTTGGGCTTCTGCACGGTTTGGGCTTTGGCGGCGCGCTGAAGGAGATCGGGCTGCCGCAATCCGACGTCCCGGCGGCGCTTCTCACGTTCAATCTCGGCGTAGAAGCGGGGCAGTTGCTGTTCGTGTTTACGGTGGTCGGCGTCAGCACGCTTGTCCGCCGGGTCTTCTCTCTCGATCGTTCTTGGATCCGGACGGCTGCAGGCTACGGGATCGGTTCGCTGGCGGCCGTCTGGTTTGTTCAGCGCGTCGCACTCTTCTTGTAGAGAGTGTGCAACCAGTTGGAGCCGCGCCGTGTTTTGGTCATAAACGGTGCGGCTACTGGCCCGCGCGCTTTGTCCCGGTGCTTCGGTGCCTGGTCAGAACCGGGAAAATGGTGAGGATATCGACCATGGGTGAGAAGATGCGGTTTCTTGCGGTCTCAGTGGCGTTCACGTCCGTGCTTTGGGCGTACGGAACGGCCCTTGCGCAGGACTCTGACTCGGTTGTGGAGGCCGTGTCGCCGCCTCCGCAGACGGAAGCGCCCGCCGGCGCTGGAACGACCGATGCCCAGGACTCGGATTCGGTTGTCGAAGCCGTCTCGCCGCCGCCTCAGACGGACGCATCCGACAATGCCGATGCCGCGCCGTCGAACGGGTCGCAAGACACAAAGCTCAGCCAGGCCGAACTCGAGCAGCTCGTGGCTCCCATCGCGCTCTACCCCGATCCGCTCCTCGCCAATGTTCTGATCGCCTCGACCTATCCGCTGGAGATCGTGCAGGCGGAACGCTGGTATCAGAAGAACAAGGACCTCAAGGGCGACGCCTTGCAGGAGGCGCTGGCGAAGCAAGATTGGGACGACAGCATCAAGGATCTCGTATCCGTTCCCGACGCCCTCGAGATGATGAATAAGGATCTCGACTGGACCCAGAAGCTCGGTGATGCGGTGCTCGCGCAGCAGTCGGATGTCATGAACGCCGTTCAGGCCCTGCGGGCGCGCGCCAAAGCGAACGGGACGCTTGAGTCCAATCCGCAGCAGACCGTGACCGTGACGCAGACCGTCGTGCAGAACAACGCTGGATCGACCAGCGGGGCAGGGACCTCAGCGCAAAGCGCGCCGTCCCAGCAGGTGATCGCCATTCAGCCGACGAATCCGGAAAAGATCTACGTGCCGTACTACGAGCCGTCGGTTGTCTACGGCGCGTGGCCCTATCCGAGCTATCAGCCCTATTACTTCCCGCCGCCGCCGGGCTACCGTTTTGGCAGCGCGCTCGCGACCGGGCTCGCATGGAGTGCCGGATTTGCAATCGGCAATGCGATATGGGGCAACGACATCAATTGGGGCCGCAACGACATCAACGTGAACGTCAATCGCAACATCAGCGGCAACACGATCAACCGCAACAACGTCAACGCTCAAAAGTGGGAACACAATTCCGAGCACCGGCGCGGCGTCCAGTACAACAACACCGAGGTGCAGAACAAATTCGCGAACAAGGGCGATCGGACCAACATCGGCAACAATGTCGGCGACAACGCCGGTAATCGGCGCCCTGGCGGTGCAGACGGCCGTCCCGGGAATGGCGGCGGCCGGCCGACGGTCGGCGATCTCGAAGCGGATTTGAAAAAGCCGGGCGGCGGCGCGGCGCGCTCGGGAGCCGCCAACCTGGCCGACAAGCGGCCCGGTGGCGGCGATGGGCGCCCCGGCAATCTTCCCGGAGACAAGCGTCCCGGCGGGGCAGGCGGCGGCCGTCCATCGGTTGGCGACATCGAGGCTGGGCTCAAGAAGCCGGGTGTTGACGCGAACCGGCCTGGGACCGGCGGTGGTGATCGCCCCAAAGTCGGAGGCGGCGGTGGACCGAAGCCAGGGGCTGCAAATCGCCCCGGTGGCGGTGGCGCCCAAGCCAATTTGAGGGACAGGCCCGCAAGCAAGCCCGCGGCCAAGAAGCCGGCCGTAAGCAAACCTGCGGCGAGAAAGCCGCAAAGCCGGCCGAGCGGCAATGCCTTTCAAAAGGGCGACGGCGCCCGTGCGCGCCAGGCCTCGTCGCGCGGACATGCGAGCGCTGGCGGCCGACATATTTCAAGAGGCGGTGGCGGCGGACGCCGTGCCGGCGGCGGTGGCCGGCGCCGCTAGACGCCGGCAGGCAAAAGACTAGAAGCCTAGATGCAATGAATCAGACTCTAGAGTGGTGGATGACATGTCCTTAGTTCGACAACTGTGCCGCGCGGTGTTCGGCCTTTCGCTTTTCGTCCTCTGCGCGCAGGCGCAAGCCGCACAGCAGTTCGACAGCGCCGATGCTGCGATCGAAGCACTCGTGAGTGCGGCGCGCGCCGGAGACAAACAGAAGCTGCTGGAAATTCTCGGGCCGGAAGGCCAAGACGTCATCAGCTCCGGCGACGATGTTGCGGACAAGAATGCGCGTGAGAGCTTCATGGAAGCCTACGACAAGGGCCACGAACTCGAGACGGAAGGAGACGATTTTGTGGTTCTCCTGCTCGGCGACGACGATTGGCCGTTTCCGATCCCGGTCGTGAAAACCGAGGACGGCAAGTGGGAGTTCGACACCGAGGGCGGCCTCGAGGAGATTCTCATTCGGCGCATCGGCCGCAATGAACTCTCGGCCATCGAGGCGGCGCGCGGTTATATAAAGGCCCAGGAAGATTACCTCGCGCTCAATCCGGACGGTGGAAAGCCTCCGGCATACGCGCAGCGCATCATGAGCACGCCCGGCAAAAAGGACGGACTTTACTGGCCGACGCAGGAGAGCGAGCGCGAGAGCCCGCTGTCCAAGAAGTTCGCCGAGATCATCGCAGAAGGCTACAAGCCCGATGGGATCAATCCGATCCCTTATCACGGGTACTACTTCCGCATCCTCAAAGCTCAAGGCAAGGGCGCCGAAGGCGGCGCGCGCGACTACGTTGAGGATGGCCGCATGACGGGCGGCTATGCCTTGATCGCTTTTCCCGCCGAGTACAACAATTCCGGCATCATGACGTTCATCGTGAATCAGGACAGTCCGGTCCTCGAGAAGGACCTCGGCGAGGACACTGTGGAGACCGCAAGCAAGATCGACACTTTCGCCCCGGACGACACCTGGCAGCCCGCTCAGACGCCGTAGCACCGATTAGCCCCTGAAAATAATTTTCGGGAACGCCCAAGGATTCGGGCGCCAGCATCGTCCAACCTTGTGACATGCGCATGCCGACCGGAGACAACGAGCTGGTGGAGCAAGCCGCGGCGGGGGACGCCGAGGCATTCCGTGTCCTGCTGGAACGCCACTATGACGGCATTTTCCGGCTGGCGTACCGGTTCGTCGGCACCCGAGCCGATGCGGAGGATATCGCCCAGGATATCTGTATCGGCCTTGTCGACCGGCTGGGCTCTTTCCGCAGCGAGGCGAAGTTCACCACCTGGCTCTACCGGATTGTCTTGAACGCCTGCCGGGATTGGGGCCGGCGCCAAGCGAGCGGTCAGCGGGCGATGGCCAACTTCGCGGATGTGGACGATCTGCGCCGGGCCGCGGATGCCGATCGCGCCAGCCAGCTCGAATGGGTTTGGACAACGCTCGGTCAGTTCCCCGACGAGATACGGGAGACCGCGGTGCTCGTGCTGGCCCAGCAACTAAGCCACGGCGAAGTCGCGTCCGTTCTCGGCGTGAAGGAATCGACCGTCTCCTGGCGCATGCATGAACTGCGCAAGACCCTCAAACAGCGCGCGGACGAAGAGAGATGAGTGACAAGTTCGACCAGTTGAAAGACGCGTTGCAGGGCGAGCCGCCTGCGCCCGATCCGCAAGCGCGGCAGGCAGCGCTCAACCTCGCCATGGCGCGGTTTGCCGAAAAACATGCGGCCCGTTCCCAAGGAACAGCGCCTGGGCGTCGTCATACCTCCAGTGGCGGCATGGGGCCGTCGGCAATCTGGAGCGCAATCGTGACCGCATTGAAACCGTCGAATCGCAATTGGACCCCCGTTTTGGCCGGTGGCGCGAGCCTCGCCGTCCTGACCTTGGCTGTGTTGTCGACCCATTCTCTGAGACCCGATTTGTTGGACTGGCGGGAAACCGCCACGGAGCCGAAGCTGGCGAAGCGGGAGGCTGCGCCGACACCGGCAAAGCCAGATCGAGACGCCGTCGCGAACCGAGATACATCGACGGCACAAGAACACCCGATGAAGATGGCGACCGGCCAGCCCACGCCTGCGGCCCCCGTCGGGCAGGACGATGAAGCGGCGATGGCGCCTGCGCCCGAAATGCAGGCATTGCCGGCGCCAGGCATGCAGGGTGCGCCGGTAACGGACGCACGGTCCGGCTTCTTTGCTGGACGTTCCCAGATGGCGGCTCCCGGATCGGGCTACGCCGTGCCGGCGGCCCGCCTGCGCCAGATGGACATTCCGGCACCCGACTATTTTGAACAGGGGCGCGACCGCTTCGAGGCCTTCGACCCGAACCCGGTGAAGGTGGTCAAGGAGGATCCGGTCTCCACCTTTTCGATCGACGTGGACACGGCGTCATACGCTTACATGCGTTCGCGGCTCAACCAAGGTGTGCTGCCCGCGCCGGACTCGATCCGCGTGGAGGAGCTCGTCAACTACTTCCCGTACGACTACGCAGGTCCCGACAGCGCGGCCGTACCCTTCAAGACGAATGTCTCCTTGATGCCGACCCCGTGGAACGCCGACACCAAGCTGATGCGGATAGGCATCAAGGGCTATGAGCTGGCGGCAGCGCAGCAACCGCGCGCGAACCTGGTCTTTCTGATCGACACCTCGGGATCGATGCAGGCGCAGAACAAGCTTCCGCTCCTGCGTAACGCCTTCAAGCTTCTGCTCACCTCGCTCGATCCGGACGACACGGTGTCCATCGTCACCTATGCGGGGTCGGCCGGCACGGCGCTGGAGCCGACCAAGGTATCGGACACGCCGAAGATCCTTGCCGCGCTCGAGACTCTGTCGGCAGGCGGCTCCACCGCGGGAGGCGAGGGGATCCGGCAGGCCTATGCACTCGCTGAAGCGAACAAGGTCGATGGGATCAATCGCGTGATCCTCGCGACCGACGGTGACTTCAATGTCGGCATTTCGGACAAGGAGACGCTGAAGGACTTCGTGGCGCGCGAGCGCGAGAAGGGCGTGTCTCTGTCCGTCCTCGGTTTCGGTGCGGGCAACTACAACGACGCGCTGATGCAGGCGCTCGCACAGAACGGCAACGGCAATGCCAGCTATATCGACACGCTGAACGAAGCGCGCAAAGTGCTGGTCGACGATGCGGCCGGCACGCTTCAAACCATCGCCAAGGACGTCAAGATCCAAGTCGAGTTCAATCCCGCCGCCGTCTCAGAGTACAGGCTGATCGGCTACGAGACCCGGAAGCTGAACCGCGAGGACTTCAACAACGACAAGGTGGACGCGGGCGAGATCGGCGCCGGTCACACCGTGACGGCCCTTTACGAGATCGTGCCGGCCGGATCGTCGGGGCGCTTTGTCGAGGACCTGCGGTACAGGTCGAACGAGGCTGAGACGTCTCCAGCATCCAAGAATTCGGACGAGCTGGCTTTTGTGAAGATTCGCTACAAGCAGCCCGACGGCGACAAGAGCGAGCTGATCAGCACGCCTGTGACGACCGCCGACGCGGTTCCATCCACGAGCGCCGCCGACAC
This genomic window from Methyloceanibacter caenitepidi contains:
- a CDS encoding vWA domain-containing protein encodes the protein MSDKFDQLKDALQGEPPAPDPQARQAALNLAMARFAEKHAARSQGTAPGRRHTSSGGMGPSAIWSAIVTALKPSNRNWTPVLAGGASLAVLTLAVLSTHSLRPDLLDWRETATEPKLAKREAAPTPAKPDRDAVANRDTSTAQEHPMKMATGQPTPAAPVGQDDEAAMAPAPEMQALPAPGMQGAPVTDARSGFFAGRSQMAAPGSGYAVPAARLRQMDIPAPDYFEQGRDRFEAFDPNPVKVVKEDPVSTFSIDVDTASYAYMRSRLNQGVLPAPDSIRVEELVNYFPYDYAGPDSAAVPFKTNVSLMPTPWNADTKLMRIGIKGYELAAAQQPRANLVFLIDTSGSMQAQNKLPLLRNAFKLLLTSLDPDDTVSIVTYAGSAGTALEPTKVSDTPKILAALETLSAGGSTAGGEGIRQAYALAEANKVDGINRVILATDGDFNVGISDKETLKDFVAREREKGVSLSVLGFGAGNYNDALMQALAQNGNGNASYIDTLNEARKVLVDDAAGTLQTIAKDVKIQVEFNPAAVSEYRLIGYETRKLNREDFNNDKVDAGEIGAGHTVTALYEIVPAGSSGRFVEDLRYRSNEAETSPASKNSDELAFVKIRYKQPDGDKSELISTPVTTADAVPSTSAADTDARFAAAVAGFGQVLKGGRYTGDWSIDDAIALAEGARGKDPFGYRAEFLNLARLAKTAAALEPLKQR